From a region of the Defluviitalea raffinosedens genome:
- the pflA gene encoding pyruvate formate-lyase-activating protein: MSITGRIHSIETCGTVDGPGIRFVVFTQGCPLRCQYCHNPDTWNIAHGEETTVEKLIKEIEKYKSYMKFSGGGVTLTGGEPLMQPKFTAELFRQCKERGIHTALDTSGYIPLEHAKEVLEYTDLVLLDIKSFDPNIYKDLTGVSNEPTLKLAKYLSDINKPMWVRFVLVPNLTDDPENIEGLASFLSTLNNIEKVELLPFHKMGEYKWEQLGYPYRLKNTPPPSEEAIKNAKAIFERYGLKV; encoded by the coding sequence ATGAGTATAACTGGAAGAATTCATTCGATTGAAACTTGTGGAACCGTAGATGGTCCCGGCATTCGATTTGTGGTGTTTACACAAGGCTGTCCTCTTAGATGCCAGTACTGTCACAATCCTGATACCTGGAATATTGCGCACGGAGAAGAAACTACTGTTGAAAAGCTTATAAAGGAAATAGAAAAATATAAGTCTTATATGAAATTTTCTGGTGGTGGTGTTACTTTAACCGGAGGTGAACCTCTTATGCAGCCTAAGTTTACAGCTGAGCTGTTTCGTCAGTGTAAAGAAAGAGGCATTCACACAGCCCTGGACACCTCCGGATATATCCCCCTGGAACATGCAAAAGAAGTCCTGGAATATACAGATTTAGTCTTGCTGGATATTAAATCCTTTGACCCGAATATATATAAGGATCTTACTGGTGTTTCCAATGAACCAACGTTAAAGTTGGCAAAATATCTTTCAGATATTAATAAACCGATGTGGGTACGTTTTGTCCTTGTTCCTAATCTGACAGATGACCCGGAAAATATAGAAGGCTTAGCTTCTTTTCTCTCAACCCTTAATAATATTGAAAAAGTTGAACTCCTCCCCTTTCATAAAATGGGTGAGTACAAGTGGGAGCAACTGGGCTACCCCTATCGTTTAAAAAATACTCCCCCTCCTTCAGAAGAAGCCATTAAAAATGCCAAAGCGATCTTTGAAAGATATGGATTAAAAGTATAA
- the pflB gene encoding formate C-acetyltransferase — protein MFEQWKGFSEGNWTKEIDVRDFIQRNYTPYEGDDSFLAGPTERTKKLWDEVMELTKVEREKGILDVETKIPSSITSHGPGYLDKDLEQIVGFQTDKPLKRGIMPFGGIRVVEKALDAYGYELDPITREIFKKYRKTHNDGVFDAYTEEMRKARHTGIITGLPDAYGRGRIIGDYRRVALYGVDRLIEEKQKEKKELEVEYMESPIIRLREEISEQIRALQDLKEMAKNYGFDISKPASNAKEAIQWTYFAYLGAVKEQDGAAMSLGRVSTFFDIYIERDMKEGILTEEQAQELIDHFVMKLRMVRFLRTPSYNELFSGDPTWVTESIGGMGEDGRTLVTKNSFRILHTLNNLGPAPEPNLTVLWSERLPESFKRFCAKVSIDTSSIQYENDDIMRRWYGDDYGIACCVSPMRIGKQMQFFGARANLAKALLYAINGGRDEKSGEQVTPQFAPITSDYLDYDEVMEKFDQMMDWLSQVYINTLNIIHYMHDKYAYEKLQMALHDKDILRTSACGIAGLSVVADSLSAIKYSKVKVIRNEQGLAVDYEIEGEYPAFGNNDERVDSIAIEIVERFMNKLRRHKTYRDSVPTLSILTITSNVVYGKKTGNTPDGRKAGEPFAPGANPMHGRDKKGAIASMASVAKLPYQHAQDGISYTFSIVPKALGKSEDERVSNLVGMLDGYFHDEGHHINVNVFDRETLLDAMDHPEKYPQLTIRVSGYAVNFIKLTREQQLDVINRTFHERF, from the coding sequence ATGTTTGAACAATGGAAAGGTTTTAGCGAAGGTAACTGGACTAAAGAAATAGATGTCAGAGATTTTATTCAAAGAAATTACACCCCTTATGAAGGAGACGACTCCTTCCTTGCAGGACCAACTGAAAGAACTAAAAAGCTTTGGGATGAAGTTATGGAATTAACCAAAGTAGAAAGGGAAAAAGGAATCTTAGATGTTGAAACAAAGATCCCTTCAAGCATTACTTCCCACGGCCCTGGATATCTTGACAAAGATTTAGAGCAAATTGTAGGTTTTCAAACAGATAAACCTTTAAAAAGAGGTATTATGCCCTTTGGCGGAATCCGTGTCGTAGAAAAAGCATTGGATGCTTATGGCTATGAACTGGACCCAATAACCCGTGAAATATTTAAGAAATATAGAAAAACTCATAATGATGGAGTGTTTGATGCTTATACAGAAGAAATGAGAAAAGCAAGACACACTGGAATTATCACTGGTCTTCCAGATGCCTATGGCAGAGGCCGTATCATAGGAGACTATAGAAGAGTGGCTTTATATGGTGTTGACAGACTTATAGAAGAAAAGCAAAAAGAAAAGAAAGAACTCGAAGTAGAATATATGGAAAGCCCAATCATTCGCCTTCGTGAAGAAATCTCCGAGCAAATAAGAGCTCTTCAGGATTTAAAAGAAATGGCAAAGAATTATGGCTTTGATATAAGCAAGCCTGCATCTAATGCAAAAGAAGCAATCCAATGGACATATTTTGCATATTTAGGTGCTGTTAAGGAACAAGACGGTGCTGCCATGTCTTTGGGCCGCGTATCTACTTTCTTTGATATATATATTGAAAGAGACATGAAAGAAGGCATTTTAACAGAAGAACAAGCCCAAGAATTAATCGATCATTTCGTTATGAAATTAAGAATGGTTCGCTTCCTCAGAACACCATCTTATAATGAATTGTTCTCAGGAGACCCAACCTGGGTAACAGAATCCATCGGAGGTATGGGCGAAGACGGGAGAACCTTAGTAACAAAAAACAGTTTCCGTATTCTTCATACATTAAATAATTTAGGCCCTGCGCCAGAACCAAACTTAACCGTTCTATGGTCTGAAAGATTGCCTGAAAGCTTTAAAAGATTCTGCGCTAAGGTATCTATTGACACCAGTTCCATCCAATATGAAAATGACGACATCATGAGAAGATGGTACGGCGACGACTACGGAATTGCTTGCTGTGTATCTCCTATGAGAATTGGTAAACAAATGCAATTCTTTGGTGCCCGTGCAAACCTTGCAAAAGCCCTGTTATATGCAATCAATGGCGGTAGGGATGAAAAGAGCGGAGAACAAGTTACTCCTCAATTTGCACCTATTACTTCTGACTATCTTGATTATGATGAAGTCATGGAAAAATTCGATCAAATGATGGATTGGTTATCTCAAGTTTACATCAACACCCTCAATATCATCCACTATATGCATGACAAATACGCCTATGAAAAACTCCAAATGGCGCTTCATGATAAAGACATCCTTCGTACTTCCGCTTGCGGTATTGCAGGATTATCTGTTGTAGCCGATTCCTTATCTGCTATCAAATACAGCAAAGTAAAAGTTATAAGAAATGAACAAGGCTTAGCAGTTGACTACGAAATAGAAGGTGAATATCCTGCATTCGGAAATAACGATGAAAGAGTGGACTCCATTGCTATTGAAATCGTAGAAAGATTCATGAACAAATTAAGAAGACATAAAACTTACCGTGATTCTGTTCCGACATTATCCATCTTGACCATTACATCCAATGTGGTATACGGTAAGAAAACAGGAAATACGCCTGACGGAAGAAAAGCCGGCGAACCTTTTGCCCCAGGTGCTAACCCAATGCACGGAAGAGATAAAAAAGGTGCTATCGCATCTATGGCATCCGTTGCAAAACTTCCTTATCAACATGCACAAGACGGTATCTCTTATACCTTCTCCATCGTTCCTAAAGCTTTAGGAAAGTCCGAAGACGAAAGAGTATCTAACCTGGTGGGTATGCTGGATGGATATTTCCATGATGAAGGACATCACATCAATGTAAACGTCTTTGACAGAGAGACTTTACTCGATGCAATGGATCATCCTGAAAAATATCCTCAATTAACCATTCGTGTTTCTGGATATGCTGTTAACTTTATCAAACTTACAAGAGAACAACAATTAGATGTTATTAATAGAACTTTCCACGAAAGATTCTAA
- a CDS encoding sensor histidine kinase, with product MIETVIEFSRYYIALLFGTGIAALFTGMPHTRKNYLVYGIFTIIIFLLQLLSLWTWGMEITFKLYPLITHLPMVIFIVFYLKQSWLIAITSMCLSFLCYQFPRYVGTVLGATFGWVTMNHIGYIVTAILMYYFLQKYAVKSVRHLLERSNKSCLLFGAMPTFYYVFEHTSTVYTDFMYSGTRAAVQFMPFVTSAFYIVFVLLYYDETQKQARIQRERDMLATQFKQAQTEFASLKQIQQTAAAYRHDMRHHFSLLQWLASEGLVDEIIEYLKTAQSDVDAITPIRFCENETVNLILSSFAFKAKEASIHLSIDARLPDALPFSDTELCSLLSNALENAIHACEQISESSKRSIKLRMYSKSNKLCIDIRNSYQSEPIFSGDLPISKEQGHGYGTKSMAHIIKKHSGVFLFTTKEGWFIFQATI from the coding sequence ATGATAGAAACTGTCATTGAGTTTTCTCGCTATTATATCGCCCTTCTGTTCGGAACGGGCATAGCAGCCCTTTTTACCGGAATGCCACACACAAGGAAAAACTATCTGGTTTATGGAATCTTTACCATCATCATATTTCTTTTACAACTTCTTTCCTTATGGACATGGGGCATGGAGATCACGTTTAAACTCTATCCACTCATCACCCATCTTCCAATGGTTATATTTATTGTATTTTATTTAAAACAATCATGGCTAATAGCTATTACCAGTATGTGTCTTTCTTTTCTGTGCTACCAGTTTCCCCGATACGTTGGCACTGTTTTAGGAGCCACTTTTGGCTGGGTTACTATGAACCACATTGGTTATATTGTCACAGCCATTCTGATGTACTACTTTCTACAGAAATATGCCGTAAAATCTGTTCGGCATCTGTTGGAACGGTCTAATAAGTCCTGCCTGCTGTTTGGTGCAATGCCCACTTTTTATTATGTTTTTGAGCATACTTCCACAGTATATACAGATTTTATGTACAGCGGAACCCGGGCGGCTGTACAGTTTATGCCCTTTGTGACGTCCGCATTCTATATAGTTTTTGTTCTTTTGTATTATGACGAAACTCAAAAACAAGCAAGAATTCAAAGAGAGCGAGACATGCTGGCCACACAGTTTAAGCAGGCTCAAACCGAATTTGCTTCTCTAAAACAAATTCAGCAGACTGCTGCAGCCTACAGACACGATATGCGCCACCATTTCTCCCTTTTACAGTGGTTGGCATCCGAAGGACTTGTAGATGAAATCATAGAATACCTAAAGACTGCCCAGTCCGATGTCGATGCCATCACTCCCATACGTTTTTGTGAAAATGAGACTGTCAATCTGATTTTGTCCTCTTTTGCTTTCAAGGCAAAGGAAGCAAGCATCCATTTAAGCATAGATGCAAGATTGCCTGATGCCCTTCCCTTTAGCGATACCGAGCTTTGTTCACTTTTGTCCAATGCTTTGGAAAACGCCATACATGCCTGCGAGCAAATATCAGAAAGCAGTAAACGATCTATCAAACTCCGCATGTATTCCAAAAGCAATAAATTGTGCATTGACATCCGAAACAGCTATCAATCAGAACCGATTTTTTCTGGGGATCTGCCGATATCCAAAGAGCAGGGACATGGTTATGGTACAAAGAGCATGGCCCATATTATAAAAAAGCATAGCGGTGTCTTTCTGTTTACGACCAAAGAGGGTTGGTTTATCTTTCAGGCGACCATATAA
- a CDS encoding DUF362 domain-containing protein, with protein MAYVINDECISCGACEPECPVSCISEGDGKYEINADECIECGACADACPVNAPNPA; from the coding sequence ATGGCTTATGTAATAAATGACGAATGTATCAGCTGCGGAGCTTGTGAGCCAGAATGTCCTGTTTCCTGTATTTCTGAAGGAGATGGAAAATACGAAATCAATGCAGATGAATGTATTGAATGTGGTGCTTGTGCAGACGCTTGTCCTGTAAATGCTCCAAACCCAGCCTAA
- a CDS encoding helix-turn-helix domain-containing protein: MEEKRYSISEASEMLNLETHVLRYWEEELNLEIPRNEMGHRYYTDQEIRIFENIKHFKEQGLQLRAIKAAISSMDENEDYALKLSHGNEVDITNPNDEKVKQFQMMMKNLFKEALVEHNHILRKEIKEELKQDLKEEMLTQIKFLEKEYEARDKERYKRLDEVLREVQNMRKETAVAASRKIPWYKHIFGR; the protein is encoded by the coding sequence ATGGAAGAAAAAAGATACAGTATTTCAGAGGCATCTGAAATGCTCAATTTAGAAACACATGTACTTCGGTACTGGGAAGAAGAACTTAACCTGGAGATTCCAAGGAACGAAATGGGGCATAGATATTATACGGATCAAGAAATCAGGATCTTTGAAAACATTAAGCACTTTAAAGAGCAGGGACTTCAGCTTAGAGCTATTAAAGCTGCAATTTCCAGTATGGATGAAAATGAAGATTATGCACTGAAATTAAGCCATGGAAATGAAGTAGATATAACCAATCCTAATGATGAAAAGGTTAAACAGTTTCAGATGATGATGAAAAATTTATTCAAAGAGGCTTTGGTTGAACATAATCATATATTAAGAAAAGAGATCAAAGAAGAGTTAAAGCAGGACTTAAAGGAAGAAATGTTGACTCAGATTAAATTTTTAGAAAAAGAATATGAAGCAAGGGATAAAGAACGATACAAAAGGTTAGATGAAGTTTTAAGGGAAGTTCAGAATATGAGAAAAGAAACAGCGGTTGCAGCCAGCAGAAAGATTCCATGGTATAAGCATATTTTTGGAAGATAA
- the rplI gene encoding 50S ribosomal protein L9 produces the protein MKVILTQDVKKHGKKGDVINVSDGYARNYLIPQGLAVEATKTSLNDLNLKKKAEDKKKQEELAAAQQLKEELKDKIVTVSVKAGEGGRLFGSVTAKEIVEAAKKQFNLSLDKKKIQLDEPIRSLGNHMVPVKLHPQVTAELTVKVTEA, from the coding sequence ATGAAAGTTATATTAACTCAGGATGTAAAAAAACATGGTAAAAAAGGTGATGTTATAAATGTCAGCGATGGTTATGCAAGAAATTATCTAATTCCTCAGGGATTAGCAGTAGAAGCAACCAAAACGTCTTTAAATGATTTGAATTTGAAAAAGAAAGCAGAAGATAAGAAAAAACAGGAGGAACTTGCTGCAGCACAGCAACTCAAAGAGGAATTAAAAGATAAGATTGTGACAGTCAGTGTCAAGGCAGGAGAAGGCGGAAGGCTCTTTGGTTCTGTGACAGCTAAGGAAATTGTTGAAGCCGCCAAAAAGCAATTTAATTTATCTTTAGACAAGAAAAAGATTCAACTGGATGAACCCATTAGAAGTTTGGGCAATCATATGGTTCCAGTTAAACTTCATCCGCAGGTTACAGCAGAGTTAACGGTTAAAGTAACTGAAGCATAG
- a CDS encoding alpha/beta hydrolase — MIKANDMAVLVLHGFNSCSKDVKILSDYLKDRGIYTISPTLAGIKGTKKEWNTTTWRDWISNAEKEFIHLKQNFKRVAIIGFSMGGLVALYLTCNYGADVLATVNTPIYCADIRKVLGNIKRCIRKRSYDPLKYYYRVINETPFWGAIHLSLGLSECIPLVEKIKTPLLVIQGLKDEAVRWKSADYLFCRSASPWKKKIYYRNANHFIFDGEEKEDVCQEIFHYLMQV, encoded by the coding sequence ATGATTAAAGCAAATGATATGGCAGTCCTTGTACTTCATGGATTTAACAGTTGCTCCAAAGATGTTAAAATATTGTCAGATTATTTAAAAGATAGGGGAATTTATACCATATCTCCCACTTTAGCAGGAATAAAAGGGACTAAAAAAGAATGGAATACAACCACATGGAGAGACTGGATCTCCAATGCAGAAAAAGAATTCATACATTTAAAGCAAAACTTTAAAAGAGTTGCAATCATTGGTTTTTCCATGGGAGGGCTGGTTGCACTTTATCTTACTTGTAATTATGGTGCAGATGTACTGGCGACGGTGAATACACCAATCTATTGTGCAGATATTAGGAAGGTCCTGGGGAATATTAAAAGATGTATTCGAAAAAGAAGTTATGATCCTCTAAAATACTATTATCGCGTGATTAATGAGACACCTTTTTGGGGAGCTATTCACTTAAGTTTGGGGCTTAGTGAATGCATCCCTTTAGTAGAAAAGATCAAAACGCCTCTTCTTGTTATTCAGGGATTAAAAGATGAAGCTGTCCGATGGAAGAGTGCCGATTATCTTTTTTGCCGCTCGGCTTCTCCATGGAAAAAGAAAATATACTATAGAAATGCGAATCACTTTATATTTGACGGGGAAGAAAAAGAAGATGTCTGCCAGGAAATCTTTCATTATTTAATGCAGGTTTAA
- a CDS encoding LytR/AlgR family response regulator transcription factor, with the protein MIQIAVCDDNIDELSHIVQLINLYKVSKNFSCKCTIFHNGFELISVLEKGKRFDIYCLDIIMPGLTGIDVAKEIRKFDKTTPLLFFTSSAEFALESYSVKAVNYVLKPITKEKFFLTLDEVLEKINADQEEDAIIVKSNEGIQRILISNLAFVEVIGRNVLYHLYFGKIIQCTESFSSVCDKLMKYGCFIRPHRSYIVNMQFIDTIENHQITLQNLAIIPVAQRKIREIKQQYLNYQMEEQ; encoded by the coding sequence ATGATACAAATTGCAGTCTGCGACGACAATATTGACGAACTATCCCACATTGTTCAACTGATCAACCTATATAAAGTATCCAAAAACTTCAGCTGCAAATGTACCATCTTTCATAATGGATTTGAGCTCATTTCGGTTTTAGAAAAAGGAAAGAGATTCGATATATACTGTCTGGATATTATTATGCCGGGGTTGACGGGCATTGATGTGGCAAAGGAAATCCGTAAGTTTGACAAAACCACACCCCTTCTGTTCTTTACCTCCTCCGCTGAATTTGCCTTAGAAAGTTATTCTGTAAAAGCTGTCAATTATGTACTAAAGCCTATTACAAAAGAAAAATTCTTCCTCACCCTGGATGAAGTCTTAGAGAAAATAAACGCAGATCAAGAAGAAGATGCCATTATTGTAAAAAGCAATGAAGGCATTCAAAGAATCCTCATTTCTAATTTAGCTTTTGTCGAGGTGATTGGCAGAAATGTTTTGTATCATCTTTACTTCGGAAAAATCATCCAATGTACAGAATCTTTCTCCTCTGTCTGCGACAAGCTTATGAAATATGGGTGCTTTATCAGACCGCATCGCTCCTACATTGTGAACATGCAGTTTATAGACACCATCGAAAATCATCAGATCACCCTGCAGAATCTTGCCATTATACCTGTTGCCCAGAGAAAGATTAGAGAAATTAAGCAACAATATCTAAATTATCAGATGGAGGAGCAATAA
- the dnaB gene encoding replicative DNA helicase, with protein sequence MEESRLQRIPPHNIEAEQSVLGSMILDREAIASAAEILRGDDFYRPDHKMIFETCIELFNQGAPVDLVTLKSRLEEKGLLEQIGGIAYLSELASSVPTSAHIKQYAKIVESKSILRRLIKASQDIMGLSYEAKEDVNTILNQAEQSIFHILQNKHTEDFSPMREVLLSAFEKIEEIYKNQGKVTGLSTGFIDLDYKTAGLQPSDLILVAARPSMGKTAFALNIAQYAAVREKVPIAIFSLEMSKEQLVNRMLCAEAMIDAQKLRTGAMNQEDWVKIARAMGTLAEAPIYIDDTPGISVMEMRAKCRRLKLEKGLGLILIDYLQLMSGSGKSDSRQQEISEISRSLKALAREMEAPVIALSQLSRACETRADHRPMLSDLRESGAIEQDADVVMFLYRDEYYHPDTEKKNQAEVIIAKQRNGPTGTVDLVWLGQYTKFANMQKAN encoded by the coding sequence ATGGAGGAATCAAGATTGCAGAGAATTCCCCCTCATAATATTGAAGCTGAACAATCTGTATTGGGATCCATGATTCTTGATCGGGAAGCCATCGCATCTGCAGCAGAGATTTTAAGAGGAGATGATTTCTACAGACCCGATCATAAGATGATTTTTGAAACTTGTATTGAGCTTTTTAATCAAGGCGCTCCGGTTGACTTGGTTACCCTTAAAAGCCGCCTTGAGGAAAAAGGATTGTTAGAGCAAATAGGGGGTATTGCGTACTTATCAGAATTAGCTTCCAGTGTTCCTACATCAGCTCATATTAAGCAATATGCCAAAATTGTTGAGAGCAAATCAATTTTAAGAAGATTGATTAAAGCAAGCCAGGATATTATGGGGCTTAGTTATGAAGCTAAGGAAGATGTGAATACGATTTTAAACCAAGCAGAGCAAAGCATTTTTCACATTTTGCAAAATAAGCATACAGAAGATTTTTCTCCTATGAGAGAAGTGCTTTTATCTGCCTTTGAAAAAATAGAAGAAATATATAAAAATCAAGGGAAGGTAACAGGACTTTCCACTGGTTTTATCGATTTAGACTATAAAACTGCAGGTCTTCAGCCTTCGGATTTGATTTTAGTGGCTGCAAGGCCTTCCATGGGAAAGACGGCGTTTGCCCTGAATATTGCCCAATATGCAGCGGTACGGGAAAAAGTACCCATTGCCATCTTTAGTCTGGAAATGTCAAAAGAGCAGTTGGTTAATCGTATGCTTTGCGCTGAAGCGATGATCGATGCACAGAAACTTCGAACCGGTGCTATGAACCAGGAAGATTGGGTAAAAATAGCGAGAGCTATGGGTACTCTTGCAGAAGCACCTATTTATATTGACGATACACCTGGTATTTCTGTTATGGAGATGAGGGCAAAATGCAGGAGATTAAAGCTTGAGAAAGGCCTTGGCCTTATTTTAATCGACTATCTGCAACTTATGAGTGGAAGTGGAAAGTCTGATTCCAGACAGCAGGAAATATCTGAAATCTCCAGATCCTTAAAGGCTCTGGCAAGAGAAATGGAAGCTCCTGTTATTGCCCTTTCCCAGCTTAGCCGAGCCTGTGAAACAAGGGCAGACCATAGACCGATGCTTTCAGATTTAAGAGAATCCGGAGCTATAGAGCAGGATGCCGACGTGGTAATGTTTTTATATAGGGATGAGTATTACCATCCGGATACAGAAAAGAAAAACCAGGCAGAAGTCATCATAGCAAAACAAAGAAACGGCCCGACAGGGACCGTAGATCTGGTTTGGTTAGGTCAGTATACGAAGTTTGCCAATATGCAAAAAGCCAATTAA
- the nrdG gene encoding anaerobic ribonucleoside-triphosphate reductase activating protein, giving the protein MKIRLASSLTRDSIVDGPGLRTVLWTQGCKHHCIGCHNPGTHPLDGGFETSTEEIMETLKTLKLQKGITFSGGEPFLQPEACAEIARFCHNLNWDVWVYTGYTYEEILANNNSLWNEFLEEIDVLIDGPFILEKKDFTLLYRGSSNQRIIDVNLSKKNNKIVFWEQ; this is encoded by the coding sequence ATGAAAATACGACTTGCATCTTCTCTCACTCGAGATAGTATTGTGGACGGCCCCGGGCTTAGAACAGTCCTTTGGACCCAGGGGTGTAAACATCATTGCATAGGATGCCACAATCCAGGAACCCATCCCCTGGACGGTGGATTCGAAACTTCTACAGAAGAGATCATGGAAACCTTAAAAACATTAAAACTCCAAAAAGGCATCACCTTTTCCGGCGGAGAGCCTTTCTTGCAGCCGGAGGCCTGTGCAGAAATCGCCAGATTCTGTCATAACTTAAATTGGGATGTATGGGTTTACACCGGTTATACCTATGAAGAAATACTAGCAAATAACAACTCCTTGTGGAATGAGTTTTTGGAAGAAATTGACGTACTGATCGATGGTCCCTTTATCTTAGAAAAAAAAGATTTCACCTTATTGTACAGAGGATCATCGAATCAAAGAATCATTGATGTCAATCTTTCTAAAAAGAATAATAAAATAGTATTTTGGGAACAATAA